A single genomic interval of Acetobacteraceae bacterium harbors:
- a CDS encoding ribose-phosphate pyrophosphokinase has product MKIVACNSNLPLASAVAQKLNMKLCEVSVRRFADAEVFVEIRENVRGEDVFVIQSTCAPTNDNLMELLIMLDALRRGSARRVTAVMPYFGYARQDRKSGPRTPISAKLVANLLVEAGTHRILTIDLHAMQIQGFFDIPADNLYAAPLFTRDIQARHANEKLMVVSPDVGGVVRARQLAERLATDLAIIDKRREQPGVSEVMNVIGKVTGRYCILVDDIADSGGSLCNAAEALMNCGAAGVEAYVTHGVLTNDAVARIEKSPLKMLSITDTIPATEATLAAPNIRQISTANLLADAMKAVSEESSVSSLFH; this is encoded by the coding sequence ATGAAGATTGTCGCCTGTAACAGTAACCTTCCGCTCGCTTCTGCCGTCGCGCAGAAGCTGAATATGAAGCTCTGCGAAGTTTCCGTGCGCAGATTCGCGGACGCGGAAGTTTTTGTTGAAATAAGGGAGAATGTTCGCGGCGAAGATGTTTTTGTCATTCAAAGCACATGCGCGCCGACAAATGACAATCTGATGGAATTACTGATCATGCTGGATGCGCTGCGTCGCGGCTCCGCACGGCGGGTGACGGCGGTCATGCCTTATTTCGGATATGCACGTCAGGATCGTAAATCCGGCCCCCGCACACCCATTAGCGCCAAGCTTGTCGCGAATCTGCTGGTGGAAGCCGGGACGCACCGCATCCTGACGATTGACCTCCATGCCATGCAGATACAAGGCTTCTTCGATATCCCGGCGGATAATCTATATGCCGCGCCGCTCTTCACGCGGGATATTCAGGCGCGTCATGCCAATGAGAAATTAATGGTCGTCTCACCTGATGTCGGTGGCGTCGTCCGCGCGCGACAATTGGCGGAGCGTCTCGCGACGGATCTGGCCATTATCGATAAAAGGCGTGAGCAGCCAGGTGTCTCTGAAGTGATGAATGTCATTGGTAAAGTGACGGGGCGCTATTGTATCCTGGTCGATGATATTGCCGATAGTGGCGGGTCATTGTGCAACGCGGCGGAAGCTTTGATGAATTGCGGCGCTGCCGGTGTCGAGGCTTACGTAACGCATGGCGTGCTGACGAATGATGCGGTGGCCCGCATTGAAAAATCGCCTTTAAAAATGTTGTCGATCACCGATACAATACCGGCCACGGAAGCCACGCTGGCCGCACCGAATATCCGGCAGATCAGCACGGCGAATCTTCTCGCTGACGCGATGAAAGCCGTATCTGAGGAGAGCTCAGTCTCTTCTCTGTTTCATTGA
- a CDS encoding histidine phosphatase family protein, with protein MILPQPFWYLRHGQTDWNARNLSQGRSDIPLNAVGRQQAVAAGEELKKYWDRGAKPITHIVTSPLGRARETARAAQSALEAVQGKAVPLSDDDDLHEVSFGEKEGHPMGDWYDPWIAGTYLPQGCEPFDDLKSRAVSAVNRALKQPHGGLPLIVAHGALFRAIRAAMNLPVNARLPNATPIYCAFNEGAWSLTSYEITE; from the coding sequence ATGATTCTCCCGCAGCCCTTCTGGTATCTGCGCCATGGTCAGACGGATTGGAATGCCCGGAACCTGTCCCAGGGCCGCAGTGATATTCCCCTCAATGCGGTGGGGCGGCAACAGGCTGTCGCGGCGGGAGAAGAGCTGAAAAAATATTGGGACCGTGGTGCGAAACCGATCACGCATATCGTCACGTCCCCTTTGGGGCGCGCCAGGGAAACGGCGCGCGCAGCGCAATCCGCGCTGGAAGCGGTGCAAGGTAAAGCCGTGCCTCTCTCTGATGATGATGATTTGCATGAGGTGTCCTTCGGGGAAAAAGAGGGCCATCCCATGGGAGACTGGTATGACCCATGGATTGCCGGGACTTACCTGCCTCAGGGCTGTGAGCCCTTTGACGATCTTAAAAGCCGCGCTGTGTCTGCTGTGAATCGCGCTCTGAAACAGCCGCATGGAGGGTTACCGCTCATCGTCGCCCATGGCGCGCTTTTCCGTGCGATACGTGCGGCGATGAATCTGCCTGTTAATGCGCGCCTGCCCAACGCAACCCCGATATATTGCGCTTTCAATGAGGGTGCGTGGTCCCTGACGTCTTATGAGATCACGGAGTGA
- a CDS encoding 50S ribosomal protein L25/general stress protein Ctc, with amino-acid sequence MVDMTSLEVLTRAKAGKRAARATRRSGMVPGVVYGGKQEPTLIKLDPRVLMREMHRNGWRSRLFSLELKGGPVRAIMRDVQLHPVTDVPIHVDFQRLAAGEKVHVTIAIHVENEEAAPGIKRGGVLNIVRHSVEVLADADKIPSSFTADLSGLDIHDTIRWADLKGTENVTPVGQISHVVIVTIAPPTVDAEMEAEAAAKAEAEAADDKKK; translated from the coding sequence GTGGTTGACATGACTTCACTTGAGGTCTTGACGCGTGCGAAGGCTGGTAAGAGGGCAGCGCGCGCAACGAGACGGTCCGGGATGGTGCCCGGTGTTGTTTACGGTGGCAAGCAGGAGCCGACGCTGATCAAACTCGATCCGCGCGTCCTCATGCGTGAAATGCACCGTAATGGCTGGCGCTCACGCCTGTTCTCGCTTGAGCTGAAGGGCGGCCCGGTCCGCGCCATCATGCGCGATGTCCAGCTTCATCCGGTGACGGATGTGCCGATTCATGTCGACTTCCAGCGTCTCGCGGCGGGTGAGAAAGTCCACGTCACAATCGCGATCCATGTTGAGAATGAGGAAGCTGCACCGGGCATCAAGCGCGGCGGTGTGCTCAATATCGTGCGCCACTCAGTGGAAGTCCTGGCCGATGCGGACAAGATTCCGTCCAGTTTCACGGCTGACCTGTCCGGTCTCGACATTCATGACACGATTCGCTGGGCAGATCTGAAGGGCACGGAAAACGTGACACCTGTCGGGCAGATTTCTCATGTTGTGATCGTCACCATCGCGCCACCGACCGTGGATGCGGAGATGGAGGCAGAAGCTGCAGCGAAGGCTGAGGCCGAGGCCGCCGACGACAAAAAGAAGTAA
- the pth gene encoding aminoacyl-tRNA hydrolase — translation MLLWVGLGNPEPSMQRQRHNIGFMAVDEIARRYGFSPWRARLGGLTSEGVIDGHKILLLKPMTYMNRSGESVQKLVHFYKLALDHITVFHDELDLAFCKTRVKKGGGAAGHNGLRSLDQHLDSASYWRVRFGIGHPGHRDRVHGYVLGDFSKSETPFLTAYLDSIAIACPLLADSQPEEFMTKTTLLVREATHGL, via the coding sequence ATGCTTCTTTGGGTGGGGCTCGGCAATCCCGAGCCCTCAATGCAGCGGCAGCGCCATAATATCGGTTTCATGGCGGTCGATGAGATTGCCCGTCGCTATGGTTTCTCGCCCTGGCGTGCCCGCCTTGGCGGGTTGACCAGTGAAGGCGTGATTGACGGGCATAAGATCCTCCTCCTCAAACCGATGACTTACATGAATCGCTCAGGTGAGAGCGTTCAGAAACTCGTCCATTTCTACAAGCTCGCCCTTGACCATATCACTGTGTTTCATGACGAGCTTGATCTGGCATTCTGTAAAACACGCGTCAAAAAAGGTGGGGGCGCTGCGGGCCATAACGGGTTGCGCTCCCTCGACCAGCATTTAGATTCAGCATCCTATTGGCGTGTGCGCTTCGGGATCGGGCATCCGGGCCACCGGGACCGGGTGCATGGTTACGTGTTGGGTGACTTCAGTAAGAGCGAAACGCCTTTCCTGACCGCTTACCTCGACTCCATCGCCATTGCCTGCCCTTTATTGGCGGACAGTCAGCCGGAAGAATTCATGACAAAAACGACCCTTCTGGTCAGGGAGGCCACTCATGGGCTTTAA
- the ychF gene encoding redox-regulated ATPase YchF, whose translation MGFNYGIVGLPNVGKSTLFNALTETVAAQAANYPFCTIEPNVGRVAVPDPRLEILARIGNSQRTLPTSLEFVDIAGLVRGASKGEGLGNQFLANIREVDAIIHVLRCFEDGDITHVEGSVDPERDAEIIELELMLADMESLEKREPALQKRARGNDREAQQLLAVIQPILAALREDRPARTAIPEGEEETARRLQLMTTKPVLYVCNVDEDHAATGNAFSDKIAARVAAEGGAMVVVSAAIEAEVSQLAAEERGEFLEGLGLKNSGLDRVIAAGYRLLGLQTYFTVGPKETRAWTIVAGTKAPQAAAVIHNDFERGFIACETVSYGDYVTFKGEAGAKEAGKLHIEGKEYVVKDGDVLLFRFNV comes from the coding sequence ATGGGCTTTAATTACGGTATTGTTGGCCTGCCGAATGTTGGCAAATCCACGCTTTTCAACGCTTTGACAGAAACTGTCGCGGCGCAGGCGGCCAATTATCCATTCTGCACGATTGAGCCGAACGTGGGGCGCGTGGCCGTCCCGGACCCGCGGCTCGAGATTTTGGCGCGCATCGGCAACTCACAACGCACCCTGCCGACAAGTCTCGAATTTGTCGATATTGCCGGGCTTGTGCGTGGCGCCTCAAAGGGGGAGGGGCTGGGCAACCAGTTTCTCGCCAATATTCGGGAAGTCGATGCGATCATTCATGTGTTGCGCTGTTTCGAAGATGGCGACATCACCCATGTGGAAGGTTCCGTCGATCCGGAGCGGGATGCGGAGATTATCGAGCTCGAACTGATGCTCGCCGATATGGAATCGCTGGAAAAGCGGGAACCCGCTTTGCAGAAACGCGCACGCGGTAATGATCGTGAGGCGCAGCAGCTTCTCGCCGTGATACAGCCTATCCTGGCGGCACTGCGTGAAGATCGCCCTGCGCGCACCGCCATCCCGGAAGGGGAGGAGGAAACGGCGCGTCGCCTTCAGCTTATGACGACAAAGCCCGTCCTATATGTCTGCAATGTCGATGAGGACCATGCGGCAACGGGCAACGCCTTCTCCGACAAAATCGCGGCGCGTGTGGCGGCGGAAGGTGGGGCCATGGTGGTGGTTTCCGCCGCTATTGAGGCGGAAGTCAGTCAGCTCGCGGCGGAGGAACGTGGCGAATTTCTTGAAGGTCTTGGCCTGAAAAATTCGGGCCTGGACCGCGTCATCGCTGCCGGATATCGACTTCTCGGATTACAGACTTATTTCACTGTCGGCCCGAAGGAAACGCGCGCCTGGACAATCGTCGCGGGCACGAAAGCACCGCAGGCGGCTGCCGTCATTCATAATGATTTTGAGCGCGGTTTTATCGCCTGTGAAACCGTTAGCTACGGTGATTATGTGACGTTCAAAGGTGAGGCCGGTGCAAAGGAAGCCGGTAAATTGCACATCGAAGGCAAGGAATATGTCGTTAAAGATGGCGATGTCCTTCTGTTTCGCTTCAATGTCTGA
- a CDS encoding glutamate-5-semialdehyde dehydrogenase, with product MLEDTSIRDLTALMTAARTAYDVISASSAAQRRQALIEIASALRSHEAEILEANQRDLAHAEGNAAFLDRLTLTSQRLQDMAEAVERIAALPDPVGKVMQEWIRLNGLVIRQVSTPIGVIGMIFESCPNVGVDAAALCIKSGNAIILRGGSESFHSTQSLMRAVQQGLRHAGLPDAAAQSVPDTDRTHVTEMLHAQGQIDLLIPRGGKSLVTRVMQESRVPVLAHAEWLCHSFVNQDTRLEIARAVIANAKMRRLDICGATETLLLDRAIAPTFLPVLVADLSALGCHCRGDEAARAVLPTLDPASERDFATEWLDAELSIAIVDGVEGACAHIRRYGSGHTEAIITENEAAAEAFMRGVPSAVVMWNASTQFCDGGEFGFGGEIGISTGWLHARGPVGVAQLTTYRYEVRGDGQTRP from the coding sequence ATGCTGGAAGACACTTCCATAAGGGATCTCACCGCGCTCATGACAGCGGCGCGCACGGCATATGATGTCATTTCCGCCAGTTCAGCCGCGCAACGCCGTCAGGCATTGATAGAGATAGCTTCCGCGTTGCGGTCGCATGAAGCGGAGATCCTTGAGGCCAATCAGCGTGACCTTGCCCACGCTGAAGGCAATGCAGCCTTTCTGGATCGCTTGACCCTTACCTCCCAGCGTCTGCAAGACATGGCAGAAGCCGTCGAACGCATCGCCGCGCTTCCCGACCCGGTGGGCAAGGTGATGCAGGAATGGATCCGGCTCAACGGGCTCGTCATCCGGCAGGTTTCCACCCCGATCGGTGTGATCGGGATGATTTTTGAGAGCTGCCCGAATGTCGGGGTCGACGCGGCGGCGCTCTGCATCAAATCGGGCAATGCCATCATCCTGCGTGGCGGTTCGGAGAGTTTCCATTCCACGCAAAGCCTGATGCGGGCTGTTCAACAGGGCCTGCGCCATGCGGGACTGCCCGATGCAGCGGCGCAATCCGTGCCGGATACGGATCGTACCCACGTGACAGAGATGCTGCACGCTCAAGGGCAAATCGACCTACTGATCCCGCGCGGGGGTAAATCTCTGGTGACGCGCGTCATGCAGGAATCCCGCGTGCCGGTTCTGGCACATGCTGAGTGGCTATGTCATAGCTTCGTGAATCAGGATACCCGGCTTGAGATAGCGCGCGCCGTCATTGCTAATGCCAAAATGCGGCGACTCGACATTTGCGGGGCGACGGAAACTTTATTGCTGGATCGCGCCATTGCGCCAACGTTTCTTCCCGTTTTGGTCGCGGATCTCAGCGCTTTGGGCTGTCACTGCCGGGGGGACGAGGCGGCCCGCGCCGTCCTGCCAACACTTGATCCTGCTTCGGAACGTGACTTCGCGACGGAGTGGCTTGATGCTGAACTTTCCATTGCCATTGTGGATGGCGTTGAAGGGGCATGCGCGCATATCAGGCGTTATGGCAGTGGGCACACAGAGGCGATCATTACGGAAAATGAAGCGGCGGCAGAAGCCTTCATGCGTGGTGTGCCGAGTGCCGTCGTGATGTGGAATGCCTCGACGCAATTCTGTGATGGTGGCGAGTTCGGGTTTGGTGGCGAAATCGGTATTTCCACGGGGTGGCTCCATGCGCGTGGCCCGGTCGGTGTCGCGCAATTAACCACTTATCGTTACGAAGTTCGGGGCGATGGCCAAACGCGCCCCTGA
- a CDS encoding nicotinate-nucleotide adenylyltransferase, which translates to MAKRAPELGSFPVFGDGRRMTVGLLGGSFDPAHEGHQRLAVYALKHLRLDQVWLLVTPGNPFKKHQGSEAFEARLRSARRISDGRRIVATDIEARLGAKFTAETLTMLRRRFPHITFVWIMGADSFASLTRWNHWRKIIQMVAIAVVPRPGQTRGALLGKTAQRLRRLRKQARCAPILAPLDAPGWAFLMTPHSGISSTDLRRLASRNGTLSTYYRLEYEPIPTKPSPRLKNAASLPSHEPQDEASLQIATTGARQAPDKTSRKKRVSAGPEKKRDPAPPCRMSTPIF; encoded by the coding sequence ATGGCCAAACGCGCCCCTGAACTCGGTTCTTTCCCCGTTTTCGGGGATGGACGGCGTATGACGGTCGGCCTTCTGGGCGGCAGTTTTGACCCCGCTCATGAGGGCCACCAGCGCCTCGCTGTTTATGCTTTGAAGCATTTGAGGCTTGACCAGGTGTGGTTGCTGGTGACACCGGGCAACCCTTTCAAGAAACATCAGGGCTCGGAGGCTTTCGAGGCCCGATTGCGTTCCGCACGGCGCATTTCCGACGGAAGGCGCATTGTTGCAACGGATATCGAAGCGCGCCTGGGCGCGAAATTCACCGCCGAGACATTAACCATGTTGCGCCGGCGTTTTCCGCACATCACCTTTGTCTGGATTATGGGTGCGGATAGTTTTGCCTCCCTGACGCGTTGGAATCATTGGCGGAAAATCATCCAGATGGTGGCGATTGCCGTCGTGCCCCGACCGGGTCAAACGCGTGGTGCCCTTCTCGGCAAAACGGCGCAAAGGTTAAGACGTTTACGCAAACAGGCGCGATGTGCGCCAATCCTGGCGCCGCTGGATGCGCCGGGGTGGGCTTTCCTTATGACGCCGCATAGCGGTATATCTTCGACCGATCTGCGTCGGTTAGCGTCTCGCAACGGGACATTATCGACCTATTACCGACTGGAGTACGAACCCATCCCTACCAAACCTTCCCCGCGGTTGAAGAACGCCGCGTCTCTTCCCTCTCATGAGCCTCAAGACGAAGCTTCTCTTCAAATTGCGACGACGGGTGCGCGTCAGGCTCCTGACAAAACAAGCCGGAAAAAGCGCGTTTCAGCCGGACCTGAAAAAAAGCGAGATCCCGCCCCGCCGTGCCGGATGTCGACACCGATATTCTGA
- a CDS encoding 23S rRNA (pseudouridine(1915)-N(3))-methyltransferase RlmH: MLLIAAIGKMRQGPERELVARYQTRIRPRLEISELSEAWGALAEKRRQEGAALLHATRGNYQRVALDEGGTIFDSIGFAAAIDKILSHGKGVAFLIGGAEGLNRAVLDQCDIKISFGRMTWPHMMVRCMLAEQLYRARLISSGHPYHRAMRP; this comes from the coding sequence ATGTTACTGATCGCCGCTATTGGTAAAATGCGTCAGGGGCCGGAACGTGAGCTCGTCGCGCGTTACCAGACACGCATTCGTCCCCGACTTGAGATTTCAGAACTATCGGAAGCGTGGGGCGCACTTGCGGAAAAACGGCGTCAGGAAGGCGCAGCTCTGCTTCATGCGACGCGTGGGAATTATCAGCGCGTTGCTTTGGATGAAGGGGGCACCATCTTCGACAGTATTGGCTTTGCCGCGGCCATTGATAAAATATTGTCTCACGGCAAGGGTGTCGCCTTTTTGATCGGCGGCGCGGAGGGGTTGAATCGTGCGGTTCTCGACCAATGCGATATCAAAATTTCTTTTGGCCGAATGACGTGGCCGCATATGATGGTGCGTTGCATGTTGGCTGAGCAGCTCTATCGGGCACGGTTAATTTCAAGCGGGCACCCTTACCATCGCGCCATGCGTCCCTGA